The proteins below are encoded in one region of Triticum aestivum cultivar Chinese Spring chromosome 1B, IWGSC CS RefSeq v2.1, whole genome shotgun sequence:
- the LOC123131939 gene encoding uncharacterized protein → MFSWRLLVHRLDKGGHGWDVAASHHSLERLERTYQSLFAGPLLRGYAVIDDKFILLSLIDSTFFCFNCATGSLTRVRTATDKASDYEYISGRAVHVQEEGAIFFINGTTLFAYKYSPEEEEDAPLEPPVMVDMLWPYYNEGRGFIVQLAGQMLCAVWINMYEACSCDARHAMITTFRVRSAAGSDDGEGSPVHGIEVLYSTCRRVDMLREKSYQYNHYDTFATLQAYTDDACKVDDTSLRAMFGGFDHPVEDSQEMLKCCRNYLKRKGELVWTAGSLVDCKVVTKCDLYFICQVDQQSVLYQISTTGGKLRCDASVLEPQLCLDTIRDGGVSVDFPATWHFVHDGSQLFVIPSFPHHSQYKVDLSSMSYSLVESRPGSVYFSAVFRAGEDIVAIGEKLMAVYTLDRQTLQWVYRRTSGDLDLEQEIKVFGFVDVGDGAFLISDFDTERCFLCDLRHGGKWFVVEPPSMSRWLGEIGLLNGRCIFAEGFVYACWDEGLEAYELAQDDGKFILGAPMVLEFPWDKFSDRRFMSFECIGKEEDSISAGGIVFCVIQGYFTPDPFTDSHSLTATTVIVEREDAPGGKKRPVRVKHVDVAVSSVHHEEPILTNYAFAL, encoded by the exons ATGTTCAGCTGGCGCCTCCTTGTGCATAGGCTTGACAAAGGAGGCCACGGATGGGACGTGGCTGCCAGCCACCACTCCCTGGAACGGCTGGAGCGTACATACCAATCCCTATTCGCTGGCCCTCTGCTCCGGGGCTACGCTGTCATCGACGACAAGTTCATCCTGCTGTCACTCATCGATTCCACCTTCTTCTGCTTCAACTGCGCCACCGGCTCCTTGACCCGTGTCCGCACTGCTACCGACAAGGCCTCCGATTATGAATATATCTCCGGCAGGGCAGTGCATGTCCAGGAGGAAGGCGCGATCTTTTTCATCAATGGCACCACTCTGTTTGCCTACAagtactcgccggaggaggaggaggacgcgccgCTCGAGCCGCCGGTGATGGTCGACATGCTGTGGCCGTACTACAACGAAGGGCGTGGCTTCATCGTTCAGCTCGCGGGCCAGATGCTGTGCGCGGTGTGGATCAACATGTACGAGGCGTGCAGCTGCGACGCGCGGCATGCGATGATCACCACGTTCCGCGTCCGGAGCGCAGCCGGATCAGACGACGGTGAAGGCAGCCCTGTCCACGGCATCGAGGTCCTGTACTCCACATGCCGCAGGGTGGACATGCTCAGAGAAAAATCGTATCAGTACAATCACTATGACACTTTTGCCACTTTGCA GGCATATACTGACGATGCATGCAAGGTGGATGATACCTCACTGCGCGCAATGTTCGGAGGGTTCGACCACCCTGTTGAAGATTCCCAAGAAATGCTTAAATGCTGCAG GAATTATTTGAAACGAAAGGGCGAACTGGTTTGGACCGCAGGCAGTCTTGTGGACTGCAAAGTGGTGACCAAATGTGATCTGTATTTCATATGCCAGGTTGATCAGCAATCTGTGTTATATCAAATCTCTACTACTGGAGGAAAGTTGAGATGTGATGCAAGTGTGCTAGAACCACAGTTGTGTCTAGACACAATTAGAGATGGAGGTGTCAGTGTAGATTTCCCTGCAACCTGGCATTTTGTACATGACGGATCCCAGTTGTTTGTCATCCCTTCTTTCCCACACCATAGCCAGTACAAGGTTGATCTGAGCAGTATGTCCTACTCCCTCGTCGAGAGCAGACCGGGCAGTGTCTATTTTTCGGCCGTCTTCCGAGCTGGTGAAGACATTGTCGCCATCGGCGAGAAGTTGATGGCTGTCTATACTCTTGATAGGCAGACTTTACAGTGGGTCTATCGCCGAACATCGGGGGATTTGGATTTGGAGCAAGAGATTAAGGTTTTTGGATTTGTCGACGTAGGCGACGGCGCATTTCTGATCTCGGATTTCGACACGGAGAGGTGTTTCTTGTGTGACCTGAGGCATGGTGGTAAGTGGTTTGTTGTGGAGCCACCAAGTATGAGCAGGTGGCTCGGCGAAATCGGTTTGCTGAATGGGCGATGCATTTTTGCGGAGGGTTTTGTGTATGCCTGCTGGGATGAAGGCCTTGAGGCTTATGAGTTGGCTCAAGATGATGGAAAATTTATCCTTGGTGCTCCCATGGTGCTGGAATTTCCCTGGGACAAGTTCTCCGACAGAAGGTTTATGAGCTTTGAGTGCATTGGTAAGGAGGAGGACAGCATCTCTGCTGGTGGCATTGTCTTCTGCGTGATCCAAGGGTATTTTACTCCGGATCCTTTTACTGATAGTCATTCCCTGACTGCCACCACCGTGATCGTGGAGCGTGAAGATGCACCCGGAGGGAAAAAACGGCCTGTCAGAGTCAAGCATGTTGATGTTGCTGTTTCATCTGTCCATCATGAGGAGCCCATCTTGACAAACTATGCCTTTGCTTTATAA
- the LOC123131940 gene encoding cyclin-P3-1 — MESSTADAGDKHLGSYLTLGLTVSQSKKGDTKFPKVLSLLATYLGRSVQKNEELLGSNGIKESTTIFHGQKVPDLSIQLYAERIFKYAECSPSCFVLALVYMERYLQQPNVYMTPFSVHRLLITSVVVAAKFTDDAFFNNAFYARVGGISTIEMNRLELDLLFNLDFRLKVNLETFGSYCLQLEKHAPVSPERLPVQVHCVSVKGSKDLSYSSSASADEFCQSKLVRQSYSSQALQGCS, encoded by the exons ATGGAGTCATCTACAGCTGATGCCGGTGACAAGCATCTGGGGAGCTACCTGACATTGGGTTTGACAGTATCGCAGTCAAAGAAAGGGGATACTAAGTTTCCAAAGGTCCTGTCGCTTCTTGCCACATATCTGGGCAGATCAGTTCAGAAGAATGAAGAATTACTAGGTTCTAATGGAATAAAGGAGTCGACCACCATCTTTCATGGCCAGAAGGTGCCAGATCTCAGTATACAGCTCTATGCAGAGCGCATTTTCAAATATGCCGAGTGCAGTCCATCCTGCTTTGTGTTGGCACTTGTCTACATGGAGAGATATCTACAGCAGCCAAATGTGTACATGACGCCCTTCAGTGTTCATCGCTTGCTGATTACAAGTGTGGTGGTTGCTGCCAAATTCACAGATGATGC GTTTTTCAACAATGCATTCTATGCTAGGGTGGGAGGAATCAGCACAATTGAGATGAATCGTCTCGAGCTGGATTTGTTGTTTAATCTGGACTTCAGGCTTAAAGTGAACCTAGAGACATTCGGGAGCTACTGCTTGCAGCTGGAGAAACATGCACCTGTGTCACCAGAGAGACTGCCGGTTCAGGTTCATTGTGTCAGTGTCAAAGGATCTAAAGATTTGAGCTATAGCAGCAGTGCTAGCGCCGACGAGTTTTGCCAGAGCAAGCTTGTTCGCCAAAGCTACAGCAGTCAGGCTCTCCAAGGATGCAGCTGA